One genomic window of Halorhabdus sp. CBA1104 includes the following:
- a CDS encoding 2,3-butanediol dehydrogenase, protein MDAARYYGQEDIRVEDIEPDSVGPEQVRIDIEACGICGSDLHEYTAGPIFVPGDAPHPVSGATAPLTMGHEFSGIVSEVGADVTDFSEGDAVTANPIIYCGSCPRCEAGQYHQCEALGFTGLAANGGFAENVVVDAERTVSLGEIPVEHGALVEPLSVALHAARVADVSAGDSVAVFGSGPIGLCQIQALRAAGAGPIIVSEPRDERRARADASGADVLIDPTEQDPLEAIRAETGEGVDIAFDVAGVEATYNQAINSTRPGGRVAEVSIFEEALETQPNDLVIPERSIVGSIAYQGGPRSGEEFGMVIDMLEDGQLDPDPLITDRIDLADISEDGFEPLLDPDSDQVKILVKP, encoded by the coding sequence ATGGACGCAGCCAGATATTACGGTCAGGAAGACATCCGTGTCGAAGACATCGAACCTGATTCGGTCGGTCCCGAGCAGGTTCGGATCGACATCGAAGCGTGTGGCATCTGTGGGTCGGACCTCCACGAATATACTGCCGGACCGATCTTCGTTCCGGGGGACGCCCCGCACCCGGTCTCGGGTGCCACGGCGCCGCTCACGATGGGCCACGAGTTCAGTGGGATCGTCTCGGAGGTCGGTGCTGACGTCACCGACTTCTCGGAGGGCGATGCCGTCACCGCGAATCCGATCATCTACTGTGGGTCCTGCCCGCGTTGTGAGGCCGGTCAGTACCACCAGTGTGAAGCGCTCGGGTTCACCGGTCTGGCGGCCAACGGCGGGTTCGCCGAGAACGTCGTCGTCGACGCCGAACGAACCGTCTCACTGGGTGAGATCCCGGTCGAACACGGTGCACTCGTCGAACCCCTCTCGGTCGCATTGCACGCAGCCAGAGTCGCCGACGTCTCGGCCGGCGACTCGGTTGCTGTCTTCGGGAGCGGTCCGATCGGGCTCTGTCAGATTCAGGCGTTGCGGGCGGCCGGTGCCGGTCCGATCATCGTCTCGGAACCGCGCGACGAGCGACGTGCACGTGCTGATGCGTCCGGCGCCGACGTACTGATCGATCCGACCGAGCAAGACCCACTCGAAGCGATCCGTGCAGAGACCGGCGAGGGTGTCGATATCGCGTTCGACGTAGCCGGTGTCGAAGCGACGTACAACCAGGCGATCAACAGCACGCGACCCGGTGGGCGTGTCGCAGAAGTGAGCATCTTCGAAGAGGCTCTCGAAACCCAGCCCAACGACCTCGTGATCCCCGAGCGCTCGATCGTCGGCTCGATCGCCTACCAGGGCGGCCCACGCTCCGGCGAAGAGTTCGGCATGGTCATCGACATGCTCGAGGACGGGCAACTCGACCCCGACCCTCTCATCACCGATCGAATCGATCTCGCAGACATCAGTGAAGACGGATTCGAACCACTCCTCGATCCCGACAGCGACCAAGTAAAGATCCTGGTCAAACCCTAA
- a CDS encoding ABC transporter permease subunit, whose protein sequence is MLMGEFAAPAFAALLVTSLLFVMTYISVVVGLSALTGSTSRASMLTIGFFVVFEFMWGAVSYGVVWLTNGFALPPLSEFPNWVFLVNQVPPSAAFTTGLTAFIPGDISGVAGPDFEAFYATPWVGIVMLVFWLVVPLAIGYWRFSNADL, encoded by the coding sequence GTGCTGATGGGCGAGTTCGCCGCCCCGGCGTTCGCGGCACTACTGGTCACGTCGTTGTTGTTTGTGATGACGTACATCAGCGTCGTCGTCGGCCTCTCCGCGTTGACGGGCTCGACCTCCCGCGCGTCGATGCTGACGATCGGCTTTTTCGTCGTCTTCGAATTCATGTGGGGAGCCGTCAGCTACGGTGTCGTGTGGCTGACGAACGGGTTCGCGCTACCGCCCCTCAGCGAGTTCCCGAATTGGGTCTTCCTCGTCAATCAGGTTCCGCCGAGCGCGGCGTTCACGACCGGATTGACGGCATTCATCCCGGGCGATATCTCGGGTGTGGCTGGCCCCGATTTCGAGGCGTTCTACGCGACGCCGTGGGTTGGCATCGTCATGCTCGTCTTCTGGCTGGTGGTGCCGCTTGCGATCGGCTACTGGCGGTTCTCGAACGCAGATCTCTGA
- a CDS encoding aminopeptidase: MDPRVREHAETIVDHSVDIHEDDEVIIRGHPVAEDLLVAIAELCGRRGANISARAVSPRVDRAYRKAIDTENISQSEVAYAATQQADVVIGIRADANTFETSDVDPEKASAVASANKEIQELVMDKRWVSTQYPAPANAQDAEMSTAAYEAFVWGAINKDWDAVRDFQHQLVEILDPASEVHIVSGDTTDITMSIEGNPTRNDYGEKNLPGGEVFTAPLPASVDGEVLFDKPLMAQGREVQDVYLRFENGEVIEHAAEKNEDVLTAVLNTDDGARRVGELGIGMNRDIDQFTYNMLFDEKMGDTVHLALGRAYEETVSDDNERNDSAMHMDMIVDMSEASYIEVDGERIQEDGTFVFEDGFDN; encoded by the coding sequence ATGGATCCACGAGTGCGCGAACACGCCGAAACGATCGTCGATCACTCGGTCGACATCCACGAGGACGACGAAGTTATCATCCGGGGACACCCGGTTGCCGAAGACCTGCTGGTTGCGATCGCGGAGTTGTGTGGCCGGCGCGGGGCGAACATCTCGGCCCGGGCGGTCAGCCCCCGCGTGGACCGTGCCTATCGCAAGGCGATCGACACCGAGAACATCAGCCAATCTGAGGTGGCCTATGCGGCCACACAACAAGCAGACGTGGTAATCGGAATTCGGGCCGACGCCAACACATTCGAAACGAGCGACGTCGACCCGGAGAAAGCCAGTGCGGTCGCGTCGGCCAACAAGGAGATCCAAGAGCTCGTGATGGACAAACGCTGGGTCAGCACACAGTACCCGGCCCCGGCCAACGCCCAGGACGCAGAGATGAGTACCGCCGCCTACGAGGCGTTCGTCTGGGGGGCGATCAACAAGGACTGGGACGCCGTGCGAGACTTTCAACACCAGCTGGTCGAGATTCTCGACCCGGCCTCGGAGGTCCACATCGTCTCCGGAGACACGACCGACATTACCATGTCCATCGAGGGGAATCCGACAAGGAACGATTACGGAGAGAAAAATCTCCCGGGTGGAGAGGTGTTTACGGCGCCACTGCCGGCCAGCGTCGACGGCGAGGTACTGTTCGACAAACCGCTGATGGCCCAGGGTCGTGAGGTCCAAGACGTGTACCTCCGATTCGAAAACGGAGAAGTCATCGAGCATGCTGCCGAGAAAAACGAGGACGTCCTGACGGCCGTCCTGAACACCGACGACGGCGCACGTCGCGTGGGCGAGCTCGGTATCGGGATGAACCGCGACATCGATCAGTTCACCTACAACATGCTATTCGACGAAAAGATGGGCGATACGGTCCATCTGGCCCTAGGTCGAGCCTACGAAGAGACCGTTAGCGACGACAACGAACGCAACGACAGCGCGATGCACATGGACATGATCGTCGATATGAGCGAAGCGTCCTACATCGAGGTCGACGGTGAGCGGATCCAAGAAGACGGGACGTTTGTCTTCGAAGACGGATTCGACAATTAA
- a CDS encoding DedA family protein yields MIGVAGLPVVLASLLGVPGSVVLASGLVGLLGVVAGLLYRRTGRPTRASIRQSISTRVAAVIVLATVGAALVVLFVLEFDFFALPTQTTGLARGLLRDYGLIALFVLFVIEGGQVLYFAPSESLVPAAVLLLADSPLGYLTIVLVSVVGATIGQCLLFSLAKYGGREYLLNARWFHVGEDRLARFEDWFGRWGPLAVPISNTLLFVRGLATVPAGLAGMGLRRFALLSALGTLTFEVILALATLGVVSAI; encoded by the coding sequence ATGATCGGGGTAGCTGGACTCCCTGTCGTCCTGGCATCACTGTTGGGTGTGCCGGGCTCAGTTGTCCTCGCCAGTGGCTTGGTAGGATTGCTGGGCGTTGTCGCTGGCTTGCTCTATCGTCGAACCGGACGACCGACGCGGGCGTCGATTCGACAGTCCATCTCGACGAGAGTTGCGGCGGTGATCGTCCTCGCCACTGTCGGGGCCGCCCTCGTCGTGTTGTTCGTCCTCGAATTCGACTTCTTTGCGCTCCCGACCCAGACGACCGGGCTTGCCAGGGGTTTGCTCCGGGACTACGGGCTGATCGCGCTGTTCGTCCTGTTCGTCATCGAGGGTGGACAGGTCCTGTATTTCGCACCCAGCGAGAGTCTGGTTCCGGCGGCCGTCCTCTTGCTTGCCGACTCACCGCTCGGGTACCTGACGATCGTTCTGGTCTCGGTGGTCGGGGCGACGATCGGGCAGTGTCTGTTGTTCAGCCTCGCGAAGTACGGCGGCCGGGAGTACTTGTTGAACGCCCGCTGGTTCCACGTTGGTGAGGATCGCTTGGCCCGCTTCGAGGACTGGTTTGGCCGGTGGGGTCCTCTGGCAGTGCCGATTTCGAACACGCTTCTGTTTGTCCGCGGACTGGCAACGGTTCCGGCGGGCCTGGCCGGGATGGGACTCCGGCGGTTCGCGCTCCTCTCTGCGCTCGGGACGCTTACCTTCGAGGTGATTCTCGCCCTCGCGACTCTCGGTGTCGTCTCCGCTATTTAG
- a CDS encoding ABC transporter permease: protein MSTLAVAKKDFRDALRSRALWGLSALFVLLSVLIAYAFGEFTTEMGVEEQTAEGLAYFLASQIGLFVSVTAIVIAYKAIAGERESGSIKILLSLPHTRRDVLAGKVLGRGPRWPSPRSSDSPPAGHSGAC, encoded by the coding sequence ATGAGTACACTCGCCGTCGCCAAGAAGGACTTCCGAGATGCACTGCGCTCGCGCGCACTCTGGGGCTTGTCGGCACTGTTCGTCCTCCTCTCGGTGTTGATCGCCTACGCGTTCGGAGAGTTTACCACGGAGATGGGGGTCGAAGAACAGACCGCCGAAGGCCTGGCGTACTTCCTGGCCAGCCAGATCGGGCTGTTCGTCTCGGTCACAGCCATCGTCATCGCGTACAAGGCCATCGCGGGCGAGCGCGAGAGTGGCTCGATCAAGATTCTCCTGTCGCTGCCTCACACGCGAAGGGATGTCTTGGCAGGGAAGGTACTCGGCCGGGGGCCACGCTGGCCGTCCCCACGCTCGTCGGACTCGCCGCCGGCGGGGCACTCGGGAGCGTGCTGA
- a CDS encoding ABC transporter permease, translated as MGWLQLARKDFTDARRERQLYYLLGLLGVVGLAIGYFIGETPDIASEGTTAFGLLSVFGFLAPIVALTISQADVVGKRTTGELSVLLTLPFSRRSIVAGSYAGRMAVMTVVLLPAFVFAPLVAAFRGVPIDPVVLAGSFLVIWGLSLIFTAIALGISTFTKSTTVSAGGSFGIFLLFVMNLWVAIPTGIRFVLNGLSLPTGPQPEWVSIFGQLSPFAGLRNLAHPVLPDLVAGFPLAPGRIGESLPWYQEPVFAGIVVLAWIVLPLAIGYYRFQTTDL; from the coding sequence ATGGGGTGGCTCCAGCTCGCCCGGAAGGACTTCACCGATGCACGGCGAGAGCGCCAGCTGTATTACCTGCTGGGGCTGCTCGGAGTGGTCGGGCTCGCCATCGGCTACTTCATCGGCGAAACGCCCGATATAGCATCGGAGGGAACGACGGCGTTCGGACTGCTCAGCGTGTTCGGATTTTTGGCCCCGATCGTGGCGCTGACGATCAGCCAGGCGGACGTGGTCGGCAAGCGCACGACCGGAGAGCTCTCCGTGCTGTTGACTCTCCCGTTCTCACGGCGGTCGATCGTCGCCGGGAGTTACGCCGGGCGGATGGCTGTGATGACGGTCGTCCTGCTGCCGGCGTTCGTCTTTGCCCCACTCGTGGCAGCGTTCCGGGGCGTCCCGATCGACCCAGTTGTCCTGGCAGGCTCGTTCCTGGTGATCTGGGGACTGTCGCTGATCTTTACCGCGATCGCACTCGGAATCTCGACGTTCACGAAGTCGACGACGGTCTCTGCCGGCGGGTCGTTCGGTATCTTCCTGTTGTTCGTCATGAATCTGTGGGTGGCCATCCCGACGGGGATTCGATTCGTGCTCAACGGCCTCTCGCTACCCACGGGGCCACAGCCGGAGTGGGTCTCGATATTCGGACAACTGTCGCCGTTTGCGGGCCTGCGCAATCTCGCACACCCGGTACTGCCTGATCTCGTCGCCGGGTTCCCGCTAGCGCCAGGGCGCATCGGCGAGAGCCTGCCGTGGTATCAAGAGCCGGTCTTTGCCGGGATCGTCGTCCTCGCGTGGATCGTCTTGCCACTGGCGATCGGCTACTACCGCTTCCAGACGACCGACCTCTAA
- a CDS encoding ABC transporter ATP-binding protein: MVAIDLDGVTKTYGGVTALQGVDLTVESGEVFGFLGPNGAGKSTTIDILLDHARPTTGHVTVLGMDAQTETVAVRERIGVLPERFGPLGEMTGRQQLEFAIEAKSAEDDPDAIMERVGIAHAADRPTKGYSKGMTQRLMLGMALVDDPDLLILDEPTTGLDPNGARQLRQIVHEEADRGATVFFSSHILEQVEAVCDRVGILDQGNLVAVDSIDGLRDAAGTTGEMTLELDSVPDNLDAEIERIEGVASVRREDGSVTVGCENPAKGAIVRACQDAGATVENIETSEASLEDLFAAYTGGA, translated from the coding sequence ATGGTCGCTATCGACCTCGATGGCGTCACCAAGACCTACGGTGGCGTCACTGCCCTCCAAGGAGTCGACTTGACCGTCGAATCAGGCGAGGTGTTTGGCTTTCTGGGCCCGAACGGGGCCGGCAAGTCCACAACGATCGACATCCTGCTCGATCACGCCCGCCCGACGACCGGTCACGTAACGGTTCTTGGGATGGATGCACAGACAGAAACCGTCGCCGTCCGGGAACGGATCGGCGTGTTGCCCGAGCGGTTCGGACCACTCGGCGAAATGACCGGCCGCCAACAGCTCGAATTCGCCATCGAAGCGAAGAGTGCCGAGGATGATCCGGATGCGATCATGGAGCGGGTGGGAATCGCCCACGCCGCCGATCGGCCAACCAAAGGCTACTCGAAGGGGATGACCCAGCGGCTGATGCTCGGGATGGCGCTGGTCGACGATCCCGACCTGTTGATCCTCGACGAGCCGACGACCGGACTGGACCCAAACGGCGCACGACAGTTGCGCCAGATCGTCCACGAAGAAGCCGACAGGGGAGCGACGGTGTTTTTCTCCAGTCACATCCTCGAACAGGTCGAGGCCGTCTGTGATCGGGTCGGCATTCTCGATCAAGGGAATCTCGTGGCTGTCGACTCAATCGATGGCCTTCGGGACGCGGCCGGCACCACGGGAGAGATGACCCTGGAACTCGATTCGGTGCCCGACAATTTGGACGCCGAGATCGAACGGATCGAAGGCGTCGCATCCGTCCGTCGCGAAGACGGCAGTGTCACGGTCGGCTGTGAAAATCCCGCGAAGGGGGCCATCGTCCGGGCCTGCCAGGACGCCGGTGCGACCGTCGAGAACATCGAGACCAGCGAAGCGAGCTTAGAGGATCTGTTCGCCGCCTACACAGGGGGTGCCTGA
- a CDS encoding alanine--glyoxylate aminotransferase family protein, translating to MTEKREYTDDYPEKTLYIPGPTEVREDVLSEMAQPMFGHRMDRMTDLYTTIVEDTKEFLDTDNEVIILTGSGTEFWEASTLNLVEEKILVPTCGSFSERHANVAERLGKDVDRLEYDWGEAIKPEDIREAIEASDNEYDVVASVMNESSTGVRNPIEEIGDVVADYEDTYFVVDAVSSLGGDYVDIDEHNIDVIFTSTQKAFAMPPGLAVCVVSDDAYERELESDQASWYGGFQRCLDYYDRKGQTHSTPSIPIMLAYRKQMKYMLEEGHHARDQRHREMTEYVHDWATEHFDLFAEEGYRSQTVTCIENTQGIDVAGTIEEVSEQYDMVFSNGYGSQLGEKTFRIGHMGEHDLESIKALTDAIEDVADF from the coding sequence GTGACCGAGAAACGCGAGTATACCGACGACTACCCCGAAAAGACGTTGTACATCCCCGGCCCGACCGAAGTTCGCGAGGACGTTCTCAGTGAGATGGCCCAGCCGATGTTTGGCCACCGGATGGACCGGATGACCGACCTCTACACCACGATCGTCGAGGATACGAAGGAGTTCCTCGACACCGACAACGAGGTCATTATCCTGACGGGCTCCGGGACCGAGTTCTGGGAGGCATCGACGCTGAATCTGGTCGAGGAGAAGATCCTCGTGCCGACCTGCGGGAGTTTCAGCGAGCGCCACGCCAACGTCGCAGAGCGACTGGGCAAGGACGTCGACCGCTTAGAGTACGACTGGGGCGAGGCGATCAAGCCCGAGGACATCCGCGAGGCCATCGAAGCGAGTGACAACGAGTACGACGTCGTCGCCAGCGTCATGAACGAGTCCTCGACGGGTGTCCGCAATCCGATCGAGGAGATCGGTGACGTGGTTGCCGACTACGAGGATACGTACTTCGTCGTCGACGCCGTGAGTTCGCTGGGTGGCGATTACGTCGACATCGACGAGCACAACATCGACGTGATCTTCACCTCGACCCAGAAGGCCTTCGCGATGCCGCCTGGCCTGGCGGTCTGTGTCGTCAGCGACGATGCCTACGAGCGGGAACTCGAATCCGACCAGGCCTCGTGGTACGGTGGCTTCCAGCGCTGTCTGGACTACTACGACCGGAAGGGCCAGACCCATTCGACGCCTTCGATTCCGATTATGCTTGCCTACCGCAAGCAGATGAAGTACATGCTCGAAGAGGGACATCACGCGCGCGACCAGCGCCATCGCGAGATGACCGAGTACGTTCACGACTGGGCCACCGAGCACTTCGATCTGTTCGCCGAGGAGGGGTATCGCTCCCAGACGGTCACCTGTATCGAGAACACGCAGGGCATCGACGTCGCCGGGACGATCGAGGAAGTCTCAGAGCAGTACGACATGGTGTTCTCGAATGGGTATGGCTCCCAATTGGGCGAGAAGACCTTCCGTATCGGGCACATGGGCGAACACGACCTCGAGAGTATCAAAGCGCTCACTGACGCGATCGAAGACGTGGCCGATTTCTGA
- a CDS encoding rubredoxin-like domain-containing protein, with product MSGEATNRQAGFGESIYDADGNELGTIRGVDEHGFYVSTEDGIAALSSEHLASGPAGEAELMWRCWACGEMGDIEEIPTECPACGAPKEDIYYWQED from the coding sequence ATGTCAGGGGAAGCAACGAACCGACAGGCGGGGTTCGGGGAATCGATCTACGACGCCGACGGCAACGAACTCGGCACTATCAGGGGGGTCGACGAGCACGGCTTCTACGTCTCCACCGAGGACGGAATCGCCGCGCTTTCGAGTGAACACCTCGCAAGTGGCCCCGCCGGCGAGGCCGAGTTGATGTGGCGCTGCTGGGCGTGTGGCGAGATGGGCGACATCGAGGAGATCCCGACCGAGTGCCCGGCCTGTGGCGCACCGAAGGAGGACATCTACTACTGGCAAGAGGACTGA
- a CDS encoding homoserine O-acetyltransferase produces MTVTAERETISVGEFEFECGESIPELEIAYEAYGEFEGDNAILVCHALTGSAHVAAHPDADDTTSGQARAWWDDIVGPGKAIDTTEYYVVCANVPGSCYGTTGPASTNPETGEPYGTEFPPVTVTDWTDAQRQLLDELGIPHLHAVVGGSVGGMNVLEWAKRHPDHVDRIVSIATSARLDAQSLALHGIKRRAITSDPAWDNGEYYDDEHPNPTDGMALARQIGHVMYLSKASMDRKFGRRSAGREAHRTFPEEPAASFFPYRDVESYLDYQAEKFVGRFDPNAFLAMTRATENFDLAAGFESDADALAAFDGQALVVSFTSDWHFTVAQSESLADALRETDTAVAHHVIDSDHGHDAFLVEPENVGPPLGDFLTDGVDGSAVTDTAETDESVPESDFAPVHTSLFSP; encoded by the coding sequence ATGACGGTCACCGCCGAACGCGAGACGATCTCAGTAGGTGAGTTCGAGTTCGAGTGTGGCGAGTCCATTCCCGAACTCGAAATCGCCTACGAGGCCTACGGCGAGTTCGAGGGCGACAACGCAATACTGGTCTGTCACGCCCTGACCGGCTCAGCCCACGTCGCCGCCCATCCCGATGCGGACGACACCACCAGCGGACAGGCCCGTGCCTGGTGGGACGACATCGTGGGTCCAGGCAAGGCCATCGACACCACCGAGTACTACGTCGTCTGTGCGAACGTCCCCGGATCGTGTTACGGGACGACCGGGCCGGCGAGTACGAATCCCGAAACCGGCGAGCCCTACGGGACGGAGTTCCCGCCCGTGACAGTCACCGATTGGACCGACGCCCAGCGCCAGCTTCTGGACGAGCTGGGTATCCCACACCTGCACGCCGTCGTCGGCGGCAGCGTCGGGGGCATGAACGTCCTCGAATGGGCCAAGCGCCACCCAGATCACGTCGACCGGATCGTCTCGATCGCCACGTCGGCCCGCCTGGACGCCCAGAGCCTTGCCTTACACGGGATCAAACGCCGGGCGATCACGAGCGACCCGGCCTGGGACAACGGTGAGTACTACGACGACGAGCACCCCAACCCGACTGATGGGATGGCCCTCGCTCGGCAGATCGGCCACGTCATGTACCTCTCGAAGGCCTCGATGGACCGGAAGTTCGGCCGCCGGTCGGCCGGTCGTGAGGCCCACCGGACGTTCCCCGAAGAGCCCGCCGCCTCGTTTTTCCCCTACCGGGACGTCGAGTCGTACCTGGATTACCAAGCCGAGAAGTTCGTCGGGCGCTTCGATCCGAACGCGTTCCTGGCGATGACCCGTGCCACGGAAAATTTCGACCTCGCCGCGGGCTTTGAATCCGATGCCGACGCGCTGGCGGCCTTCGACGGCCAGGCACTGGTCGTGTCTTTTACCTCGGACTGGCACTTTACGGTCGCCCAATCGGAATCGCTGGCCGACGCGCTTCGGGAGACCGATACTGCCGTTGCCCACCACGTGATCGACTCGGATCACGGTCACGACGCCTTCCTCGTCGAACCCGAAAACGTCGGGCCGCCGCTCGGGGATTTCCTGACCGACGGGGTCGACGGGTCGGCCGTCACTGACACGGCCGAGACAGACGAGTCGGTTCCCGAAAGCGACTTTGCACCGGTCCATACGAGCCTCTTTTCGCCGTAA
- the ligA gene encoding NAD-dependent DNA ligase LigA yields the protein MTANAPEANPYLADPPTDFSPVAALDADGARKQAQQLREAIRYHDHRYYVQNDPVIGDRIYDALFARLQDLEEHFDLDREDSPTRRVGGQPLDELDSLEHVAPMQSIDQGGEVADVREFDDRVARRLDDAGFDPHVRAYFCEPKFDGLSVEIVYEDGVYQRAATRGDGEVGEDVTENVRTIPSVPGRLRGDYPDFLAVRGEVLMPTEAFQAHNRERIERGDDPFANPRNAAAGTLRQLDPSITAERPLSIFFFGVLDASVDFGTNSEVYERLPEWGLRVTDLAERADSIEGAIDYRDRLLAERDALPFEIDGVVLKLNDREACGALGSTARAPRWAFAYKFPARTERTTIRDVVVQVGRTGRLTPVALMDPVEVGGVMVSRASLHNPAEIERLGVAVGDEVRVQRAGDVIPEVAEVVESNSDGTFDFPATCPVCDSPVERDGPLAFCTGGLACPAQLERAIVHYASRDGLDIEGLGEERIQQLLDAGLVEELADLYELGQLDLTSLEGWGMQSVANLQEELEASREPPLDDFLAALNIPSVGSATATALAREFGTFDAMMDADREQLQAVEDIGPRVAEDVRDFFESERNHDAIERLLEHVEPQPYEVEGGDALDGLTFVFTGSLSGFTRSEAQALVEAHGGSATSSVSGNTDYLVAGENPGQRKRTDAQENDVPILDESAFESLLADRGVTA from the coding sequence ATGACAGCCAACGCCCCGGAAGCCAATCCGTACCTTGCGGATCCACCGACGGACTTTTCGCCCGTCGCGGCACTCGACGCTGACGGTGCCCGAAAACAGGCCCAGCAGTTGCGCGAGGCGATCCGCTATCACGACCACCGCTACTACGTACAGAACGATCCCGTGATCGGTGATCGAATCTACGACGCCCTCTTTGCTCGCCTGCAGGACCTCGAAGAGCACTTCGACCTCGATCGCGAGGACAGTCCCACCCGGCGCGTCGGTGGGCAGCCACTGGACGAACTCGACTCCCTCGAACACGTCGCGCCCATGCAGTCGATCGACCAGGGCGGCGAAGTCGCGGACGTCCGGGAATTCGACGACCGCGTTGCCCGCCGACTCGACGACGCTGGCTTCGACCCCCACGTGCGGGCCTACTTCTGTGAGCCCAAATTCGACGGCCTCTCGGTGGAGATCGTCTACGAGGACGGCGTCTACCAGCGGGCGGCCACCCGCGGGGACGGCGAGGTCGGCGAGGACGTCACCGAGAACGTCCGGACGATCCCGAGCGTGCCGGGACGACTGCGGGGTGACTACCCCGACTTTCTGGCGGTACGTGGTGAAGTCCTCATGCCGACCGAGGCCTTCCAGGCGCACAACCGCGAGCGAATCGAACGTGGTGACGATCCGTTCGCCAACCCGCGCAACGCCGCCGCGGGCACGCTCCGGCAACTCGATCCGTCGATCACGGCCGAACGACCCCTCTCGATTTTCTTCTTCGGCGTGCTGGACGCGAGCGTGGACTTCGGGACCAACAGTGAGGTCTACGAACGCCTCCCAGAATGGGGGCTCCGCGTCACCGATCTCGCCGAACGCGCCGACTCGATCGAGGGGGCGATCGATTATCGCGACCGATTGCTCGCCGAGCGCGATGCCCTCCCATTCGAGATCGATGGCGTCGTGCTCAAATTGAACGACCGCGAAGCCTGCGGCGCACTCGGCTCGACCGCCCGTGCGCCCCGCTGGGCCTTTGCCTACAAGTTCCCGGCCCGGACCGAGCGGACGACGATCCGAGATGTCGTCGTTCAGGTCGGTCGGACTGGCCGGTTGACGCCCGTCGCGCTGATGGATCCTGTCGAGGTCGGCGGCGTGATGGTCTCGCGGGCCTCGCTGCACAACCCCGCCGAGATCGAACGCCTGGGCGTCGCCGTCGGCGACGAAGTACGCGTCCAGCGGGCCGGCGACGTGATCCCGGAAGTCGCGGAGGTCGTCGAATCGAACAGCGACGGGACATTCGACTTCCCGGCTACCTGTCCTGTCTGTGACAGCCCGGTCGAACGCGACGGCCCGCTGGCCTTTTGTACCGGCGGGCTGGCCTGCCCAGCGCAATTGGAACGGGCAATCGTTCACTACGCCAGTCGCGACGGCCTGGACATCGAGGGGCTTGGCGAAGAACGCATCCAGCAACTCCTGGATGCCGGCCTGGTCGAAGAGTTGGCCGACCTCTACGAACTCGGGCAACTCGATTTGACCTCGCTGGAGGGGTGGGGGATGCAGTCGGTCGCCAACCTCCAGGAGGAACTCGAGGCGAGTCGGGAGCCACCCCTCGATGACTTCCTCGCGGCGCTGAACATTCCCTCGGTCGGTAGCGCGACGGCGACTGCCCTCGCTCGGGAGTTCGGCACGTTCGACGCCATGATGGACGCCGATCGCGAGCAGTTACAGGCCGTCGAAGACATCGGACCGCGGGTCGCCGAAGACGTCCGTGACTTTTTCGAGAGCGAGCGCAACCACGACGCCATCGAGCGCCTGCTCGAGCACGTCGAGCCACAGCCCTACGAGGTCGAGGGTGGCGACGCACTCGACGGGTTGACGTTCGTGTTCACGGGATCGCTGTCGGGCTTCACTCGCAGTGAAGCCCAAGCACTCGTCGAGGCCCACGGCGGGTCAGCGACGAGTAGTGTTTCGGGGAACACCGATTATCTCGTGGCCGGCGAGAATCCCGGTCAGCGCAAGCGTACGGATGCCCAAGAAAACGACGTCCCGATTCTCGACGAGTCGGCGTTCGAGTCGCTACTGGCCGATCGTGGCGTGACCGCTTAA